TGGTCTCGAGGTGCTTGAGGCCGACGCCGGCGAGTACCTCGGCTTCGCGCGGATCATCGCGTCGGACAAGGCGCGTCACATCGTGAGAGCCACAACCCGGAGGAACCAGCGAGGTGCAGTCGGCGGCTGCAGCGAAGATATAAGGCCTTGGCCCCTGGGTCGTCGCACGGAACACATACTGCGCCAGACACAGGACAGGAGAGAACTGATGAAGATCGGAATCCGGGACGGATGTCTGCAGCAGCCGTGGCCGGCGGCTCGCACGCCCAGCGGTTAGCCAGCAAGGGTGGTGCGGTGAAGGGGAGCCGAAGAGGCTGCCCCCCATGGCTTGCCCGATCGCGGCCCGGAAGGCTGCCGCCGGCAGCAACGGTGTTGTGCCTTCTGAAGGTCCGTGTTGCCCCGTAGGGCTCGTGCCTGGAATTTGGAGGGCAGCAGAGGGGTGCCGCGAAACCGGCGGCATCCCCTGACTGCTGAGACTGCCTTGCCCCTGGAGGATCGCTGGTGACTGACGCGTCTGACGTGGCACGCATCCTCGTCTCACACGCAGTGGCTTCCCGCGGGCACCAGGTAGCCATCGTACTCGTCTACGGGTCCAGGGCTTCCGGCCACCACTCCCCTGACTCCGACCTGGACATCTGCTATATCCCCGATGGCGACGGGGCGGCCGACCTTTCCAGCCAGTTCGTGCTGGATGGCTTGCCCTATGACTTCTGGCCGCTGTCCTGGGCCTCCGCTGAGGCCATCGCGAACGGTCTGCCCGACCGCCCGTGGGCCTTCGCGGCCTCGCTGATCGCCGGTGCGAAGGTACTGTATCACCGCTCGCAGGTCGACCTCGACCGGTTCGTTGCACTGCAGGACCGCATTGACGAGCTCACCCGTCCCGAAAGCTACGCCTACATGGTGGCAGGTGCCCTGAGGCAGTTCCCGGGGATGCTGGCGGAGCTCGGGAGGCTGCGGCTCGCCCACAGAAGTGGCGACGAGAGGGGGAGGTATGCTGCCGGCTGGCGACTGGTCGGCGGAGCCCTTGACTGCCTCGCCCGCCTTAACCAGACCTACTTCACGGGCGGCCTGGGGAAGTGCCTGCCACAGGTTCTTGCGATGGAGCACAGGCCGGAGGGGCTGGAGACGATGCTGCGTGGGATCACTAACCCGGTGAGCGGAGGGAAGGTACTGGAACACGCTGAGTGTCTGGCCGCAGCGGTTCGGTCTGCACTGCTGGTGGCCCAGGCTCTGACCGCGAGTCCTGTCGCCCCGAGGGAGGTCTTCGCCGACTTCTACTTCTATGTGGTAGAGTGGGTAGGCAAGATCCGACGCGCCTGCGAGTGCGGTGATGTCTGGGCTGCGGGCGCCGCCGCCTGGGGGCTGGAGGGGGAACTGGCTTCCATGCTGAGTAGGGCGCGACAGGGCCTGGGCGATGGCGACTTCAACCTGCTGGGCGACTACCGCCTCTCCTATGCAGAGGCGCAGCTACCGGACCTGGTAGGGCCTGCGGCCACAGGTGATCTGGAGCTCCTCGCTAGACGCGCAGGCGAGTTGCAGGCGACTTTCGGCAAATGGTTGGAAAGCCAGTCGGTGCCTCTCGGAGTGCTACGAGGCGAGGAGGAACTGAAGCGGTTTCTGGCGTCGAGACTGGCGCCCTAGCCCGAAGAGCGCGGGCCGCCGTCTCCTGAAGGAACCTTTGCAGTACCTGGAGAAGTCCTGCCCGTCACCTATGGAGGCAGTGTCTTGACATCAAGCAGGGCGTGAGCCCGTGGCTTTTCCTCGGTCTACCACTAGGCGTCGGCCTAGAGCAAGAGGCCGAAGCTGGATCATCTACCGCGCCGGACACAGGACAGGAGCGAACTGATGAAGATCGGAATCCGGGACGGATGTCTGCAGCAGCCGTGGCCGGCGGCCTTCGAGATGGCCGCACGGGTTGGTTTCGACGGCCTCGAACTGGACCTGGGGGCGGACTACGAAGGGACCTTGCTGTGGAGTGCCGAGGGACGCCGCAAGCTCCATGGTATCATCGAGGCTTCCGGCATCGAGCTTGCCAGCTTCTGCGCGGGTGTCTGCTGGACGTACAGCCCCGCCTCCGATGACCCGGCCATCCGCGGGCGCATCCGGGATATGCTGGTGACCACCTGCGGCTACTGTGCGGAGTTCGGCGTCAAGTGGATTCTGGTGCCGGTCACTCCCGGCGGGGAGGGTGTCACGCACGAGACGGGTACGCAGCGTTGGATTGAGATGATGGCTGAGATCGCTCCAGTCGCGGCCGAGCATGGTGTCGCGCTGTGCCTGGAGAACGTGGGCCGAGGCTACGGCAAATCGGCCGCAGAACTGGCCAACATGACCGACACCGTGGCATCGCCGGGGCTGAAGGTCTACTACGATGTGGGGAATGCCCTGGCCTTTGGCAACGACCCTGTTGCGGAGATCAAGTTCCTGGGCGACCGCATCGGCGAGGTGCATATCAAGGAGCGGGGTGCGGACCTGCTGGGCGAAGGCGAGGTGCCCATTCCCGGGTGTCTTGCAGCCCTGCGTGACCTTGGTTACGACGACTGGCTGGTGCTGGAGACGGCAGCGACGTCCGACCCTGAGGCGGCTGCGCGACACAACCTCGGGTACCTGCGGAAGCTGCTGGGGTAGTCGTTGGCGCGGCGTGAAGAGGACAGGGTCAGCGTCTGACTTGAGCCCCCGTGACTGAAGGGTTCGCACAACAGCCACGGGGGCTGCGATAGGTTAGAAGGGTCCCAGCTTCTCCGGCTTGTTCACGGCTCGGCACATGCGCTCGTAGAGCGTGCAGTAGTTGGCCACGTTGGTTCCGGGCGGAATGATCTCGTCGACCCTCGCCGAGTCCTCCGCCGTCAGCTCCAGGTCGCAGGAGCGGACCGAAGCCTGCCACTGCTCAAGCGTGCGCGGGCCGGCGATGGGCGCGGTGATACCGGGGCGCTGCATCAACCAGGCCTGCGCGAACTCCGCCAGCGTCACGCCGTGGGCCTCCGCCAGCGGCATGAGCTGCTCCACAAGGTCCATGGTCTTCTCTGTGTAGCGCTGGTGGCCGTCGCGCTGCCCCAGGGTGTGGAACTTGTGTCCTTCGGGCGCAGGCTGGTCCTTGCGGTAGACGCCGCTCAGAACCCCGCCTGCCAGTGGACCGAAGGGTACAAGGCCGATCCCGTAGCGCTGGCAGGTCCAGACCAGCTCCAGCTCGACGCGCCGGTCGGTCAGGTTGTAGGGCGGCTGCTCAGCGATGAACCGCGGCAGGTGATAGC
This genomic window from Armatimonadia bacterium contains:
- a CDS encoding aldo/keto reductase; this translates as MEYRQLGASGVRVSKLCLGTMNFGAGTEESEAHRIVDDAIDSGINFIDTADVYARGVSEEFVGRALAANGHRDDVVLATKGVATMGKGTNDHGASRYHLTRAVEASLRRLQTDRIDLYYLHITDIDTPVVEILDTLDILVKQGKILYVGTSKWPVPLIMEGLALSDRYHLPRFIAEQPPYNLTDRRVELELVWTCQRYGIGLVPFGPLAGGVLSGVYRKDQPAPEGHKFHTLGQRDGHQRYTEKTMDLVEQLMPLAEAHGVTLAEFAQAWLMQRPGITAPIAGPRTLEQWQASVRSCDLELTAEDSARVDEIIPPGTNVANYCTLYERMCRAVNKPEKLGPF
- a CDS encoding nucleotidyltransferase domain-containing protein, with product MTDASDVARILVSHAVASRGHQVAIVLVYGSRASGHHSPDSDLDICYIPDGDGAADLSSQFVLDGLPYDFWPLSWASAEAIANGLPDRPWAFAASLIAGAKVLYHRSQVDLDRFVALQDRIDELTRPESYAYMVAGALRQFPGMLAELGRLRLAHRSGDERGRYAAGWRLVGGALDCLARLNQTYFTGGLGKCLPQVLAMEHRPEGLETMLRGITNPVSGGKVLEHAECLAAAVRSALLVAQALTASPVAPREVFADFYFYVVEWVGKIRRACECGDVWAAGAAAWGLEGELASMLSRARQGLGDGDFNLLGDYRLSYAEAQLPDLVGPAATGDLELLARRAGELQATFGKWLESQSVPLGVLRGEEELKRFLASRLAP
- a CDS encoding sugar phosphate isomerase/epimerase family protein, with translation MKIGIRDGCLQQPWPAAFEMAARVGFDGLELDLGADYEGTLLWSAEGRRKLHGIIEASGIELASFCAGVCWTYSPASDDPAIRGRIRDMLVTTCGYCAEFGVKWILVPVTPGGEGVTHETGTQRWIEMMAEIAPVAAEHGVALCLENVGRGYGKSAAELANMTDTVASPGLKVYYDVGNALAFGNDPVAEIKFLGDRIGEVHIKERGADLLGEGEVPIPGCLAALRDLGYDDWLVLETAATSDPEAAARHNLGYLRKLLG